DNA sequence from the Prolixibacter sp. SD074 genome:
CACGCAAAACATCCCACTTATCGATGGCTTCGCCCAACGTATTATCCGATACCCTGCTAACAGCACGATTGAGTAAACCGCCGCGATCCAGTTCTCCAAGAATTCCCAGGATACCTCCCGCACGGTTTACGTCCTGAATGTGGTAATGTGAATTGGGTGCTACTTTGCAAACACAAGGAACTCTCCTGGAAAGTTCATCCATGTCTTTCATGGTGAAATCAACTTCAGCCTCACGGGCGATTGCCAGCAGGTGCAACACCGTGTTGGTTGAGCCGCCCATAGCAATGTCAAGAGTCATCGCATTCATGAAAGCTTCACGGGTACCAATATTTCGGGGCAATACTTTTTCATTGCCATTTTGATAATAATCGTAGGTGATGTCGACAATCGCTTTTGCCCCTTTAATGAACAAATCTTTTCGGCGGGCATGTGTGGCAACCACGGTTCCGTTTCCCGGAAGGGAAAGTCCCAATGCCTCTGTCAAACAGTTCATCGAATTGGCCGTGAACATTCCTGAACAGGAACCACAGGTTGGACAAGCATTTTGCTCCACGTCGAGCAGTACGCTGTCGCTGACTGAATCGTCGGCAGCCATCACCATGGCATCAACCAGGTCGAACTGGCGGCTTTGTGCTTCTCCTGCTTCCATGGGGCCACCGGATACAAAAATGGCCGGAATGTTCAAACGCATTGCGGCCATTAACATCCCCGGAGTGATTTTATCGCAATTGGAGATGCAAATCATCGCGTCAGCCTTATGTGCATTCACCATATATTCAACACTGTCGGCAATTATTTCGCGCGACGGCAGTGAATACAGCATTCCGTCATGTCCCATTGCAATTCCATCGTCAACTGCTATGGTGTTGAATTCTGCAGCGAAGCAGCCCAATTTTTCAATCTCCTTTTTCACCATTTGCCCGACGTCATGCAAATGGGCGTGTCCGGGCACAAACTGGGTAAATGAGTTCACAACGGCAATCAGCGGTTTGCCAAAGTGCTCTTCTTTCATCCCGTTCGCTCTCCACAGGCTTCGGGCGCCTGCCATACGACGCCCGCGGGTTGTTGTTTCGCTTCTTAGTTTTTTTTTCATGCCTGGATTTACTATTTAAAAAAAAACCTTTCTCGTTTTCTGGAGAAAGGCTTGTTCGTTTTGATGTATGCAATAGTCAACCTTTCTCAACCAGTATAGACGAGAATAATAATGACCACGAGAAGAAGGTTATCGACTATTTTACGCATCATATCTAATTTTTTCTTTTATAAGCTGCAAGAAAACCATTCTCTCTGAGAATGGTTACCATGGAGTTGATTACAAAAATACCGCTCAAAGTCCGCAATAAATTTCCTTAATCAATTATCGCTTATGAACTACAAAGGCAAATGTAGAAATAAATATAAAAAGACAAAACGAAAATGTAAGTATTTATACCGATTTAATAAATAATTAAAAGTAGAAGTGGTATTGAAGTATGAAACAGAAGAATCTAATTTCAACAAACCACATTTTTATTCGAAAAATCCAACCAACACAATCACCTATAAATCTCCAACTTACATGTACTTTAATTAGAAATAGTCTAATAAAAAGTAAGCAACCAGGGCTCTAATTGCTTTCCCATTTTATAAGAAGAACCTGAAAAATTATTTACGATTACTGCAAAAAATAACTGGTGGCCATTACGATTTGTAAATTCACCGGCAAAACTCCTCACCCGTTCCATCGAACCGGTTTTTGCCCACAACTTTCCATCGAGCGGAGTTCCCTGAAAGAAGTACTGTAACGTGCCATCCTCGCCAGCCAACGGAAGTGAATCGAAAAACACCTCATCATCCCGGGTTCGATACATATTCAACATCACCTCAACCAATGTTCTCGTACAGATGGCATTTGATCGGGAGAGCCCACTTCCATCGGTCGGATAGAATCCCTGCAAATCGATTCCTCTGTCCAGCCAGTATGATTTTACGGCTTTCAGGCCTTCGTCCAGGGTTGGCTTCCCGGATACCTTTCGGCCAATTTCCCGAAGGAGATGCTCGGCAAACAAATTCACACTTTCGTGATTCGTTACGTCAATAATGTTTTGTAACGTTTGAGACTTCTGCACTGCCATCTGATGAAAATCGCCATCCACACCAGAAAAACTGGCTTTGGCCGTACCGGTGATTTCAATTCCTAAGTTATTTATCACTTTTCGTAACGAATCGGCAGCTTCAAGCGGGGGATTGGGCATCGCGCCTTTTACCACAAAATCATTCTTCCCTTTCGGAATCGATCCCATAACCATCTGTTGCTGTGCATAAGGCGCACCATATACATATGACTGGTCACTATTTTCATCCGATGATATCACCCGGTTATCCAAAGTGAAACCGGGCGTTCTCGGCTGGACATCGATTACCTTTGTCGGTTTTCCAGCTTCAGCCGGCGACCGAAAATGAATCCGGTACATATTATCGGCAAAGGAAAGTCCGTACACACCGGCTCCGTAATAGTTTCCCATGTCTTCCCAAATCCAGCCGCCCGGAATAGCGGTATCGTCAAGCGCAGAGGCATCGCCAATAATGTTGCCTTCGATTCTGGTGATTCCCAATTGCTTTAATTGATAGGCCCATTGTTCAAATACACCAAGGTAATCCATCGGAAAATATTCCGAATAAAAAGCCGGGTCTGCCCCACCTTTAATAACCAAATCTCCTTTTAAGGTACCCGTCTTAT
Encoded proteins:
- the ilvD gene encoding dihydroxy-acid dehydratase — translated: MKKKLRSETTTRGRRMAGARSLWRANGMKEEHFGKPLIAVVNSFTQFVPGHAHLHDVGQMVKKEIEKLGCFAAEFNTIAVDDGIAMGHDGMLYSLPSREIIADSVEYMVNAHKADAMICISNCDKITPGMLMAAMRLNIPAIFVSGGPMEAGEAQSRQFDLVDAMVMAADDSVSDSVLLDVEQNACPTCGSCSGMFTANSMNCLTEALGLSLPGNGTVVATHARRKDLFIKGAKAIVDITYDYYQNGNEKVLPRNIGTREAFMNAMTLDIAMGGSTNTVLHLLAIAREAEVDFTMKDMDELSRRVPCVCKVAPNSHYHIQDVNRAGGILGILGELDRGGLLNRAVSRVSDNTLGEAIDKWDVLRDTAVAGARELYSAAPGNIGRNLVMGSQQMYYGKLDLDREEGCVRDLEHAYTKEGGLAVLFGNLARKGCIIKTAGVDPSVFQFEGTARVFESQDDAIRGILGDAVQAGDVVIIRYEGPKGGPGMQEMLYPTSYLKSVRLDKQCALVTDGRFSGGTSGLSIGHVSPEAAGGGEIALVRDGDPIEIDIPARRIELMVSEEELAKRRAEEEARGAQAYTPKNRDRQVSRALKAYASLVSSADEGAVRIID
- the dacB gene encoding D-alanyl-D-alanine carboxypeptidase/D-alanyl-D-alanine-endopeptidase; the encoded protein is MNRLFIAVFLLFVSSQVKSQSDTFSTLPDLPELQAAEYSFYVYDATVGQVVAQSPQKSLTPASVLKLVTTATAMRLLGPDFRFKTRFGYTGRVDHKTGTLKGDLVIKGGADPAFYSEYFPMDYLGVFEQWAYQLKQLGITRIEGNIIGDASALDDTAIPGGWIWEDMGNYYGAGVYGLSFADNMYRIHFRSPAEAGKPTKVIDVQPRTPGFTLDNRVISSDENSDQSYVYGAPYAQQQMVMGSIPKGKNDFVVKGAMPNPPLEAADSLRKVINNLGIEITGTAKASFSGVDGDFHQMAVQKSQTLQNIIDVTNHESVNLFAEHLLREIGRKVSGKPTLDEGLKAVKSYWLDRGIDLQGFYPTDGSGLSRSNAICTRTLVEVMLNMYRTRDDEVFFDSLPLAGEDGTLQYFFQGTPLDGKLWAKTGSMERVRSFAGEFTNRNGHQLFFAVIVNNFSGSSYKMGKQLEPWLLTFY